CTTTTTTTGAGCTCTAAAAACGAATTCTCTATCTGTACAGTTGCCCCAAAATATAACCCCGTACCTCAAAGTTGATGTTACATGGGCATGATCCTATAGGATCATTCCTAATGTGCCTATAGGACTTTATGACTTTCACTTAATGATTTTAGGCAGGACTCCAATAAGATATTTTTGTGAGATCTGTTCCCCATATTTTTTACTTACtgaatttaataaaaagacCCCGAAATAAGCCTTggtcacaaaaataaaacaaaatattaaaagcatcaacttttattgttaatacatttttacaaatgGCGTTATGGAACACTTATTCTAGGATCTATGCATTGACTTCCGATTACATTccctaattaataaatattacccTTTATGTTTCTACTTGTACCATATGGTTCACAAAATCGaacattttttttaggtttattcTTAAAATGATTCATAACTCCATAATCATATGACTTCACAACAAAAAAATTGAAGTTAACAGCAGATGCTATGAACTCTCAGCATTGAAGGAATTCATTTTGAATGTTTTAGTTTGAATGTATTACTGTAGAAGATTTGTAGTCTAAAAAATCGTATCCCAAGTTTTACAGCTGAAGTAGTTGGCGCTGCCGCAACATGTTTTGAGGTAACTGTATTATCATACGTCAAATTTTCTGCTGGCCTCAAACTAAGAGGCCGCTTAGTCTACTACTCTGCGGCCTTTTAGTTTGAGGACGGCAGTGCTGACAACCAGAGCTACCGCATGACATGATGCACGGAGCCGAACAGCGCCATCTTTATCGGCTGTCGAATTCGAAGCCCAAATATAAACCGTaacaagccatttccgtcagtagaaaagagcagttttaaaaatgtaggcgcgaagggttatcgtcccatagaaaatttgaatttcgcgcctttttctactttttCTTGTTTGACAGGTTATATTTAGACAAGGACTTGAACCTAACATTATCTATGCATATTTAATATCTTGGCCATAAAAATATCCTCGATTTTGTGAATCAGTGGCACATGCAGATCTAATGTTACAGATACCAATTTTCAACACCAATCTTTTGCCAGCTCAACTACATCATGCATTCTACTATGATTTTATTTATGGCACTTAAACATGACATTTGTTTAATTAAACTCTTATAAATTCCCAATGGTGGATGGATTCTGGCTCACTGAATGGTGACAGGTATTCTAGTTTGTACTCGACTTTCACACTGGATAGCGATGGCACAATTACAAGTGCTGTTGCAGGGAATCGTAGGCTAAATATAGGATAGGTGTGATAAATATTAGGTGCAAGACGTTGGAGAATTGAACTTAGTGTGGAGGAAATTCAATCTTAATACTACATTTTATAGGCACTAGCTTTCTGTGGAATATTGTTGATTTAGGCAACCTTTACTCACATGATGATAATTTTATTGTCCCATTACTTTAAAGTGAGCTACAAACTAAGAATTTACTGATTATGTTTTAAGATAATACACGTATGAATATTGTTACGTTAATATATCTACGTTTTGTTGACGCGTTAGTAGTTTCAAAACGATTTTAGTAAGATACAGTAAAAGATAGTTCAAAAATGTCGAGGAGTACAAATTCTTAAAATGAGTACAGGTCTTGAACTAAATATTACGTGTAGTGCATATCTAAAGCTTGTTATAAAGTAGTTATGAATAAGTTACACAACtaacttattattataatgttaagactactattttacatttttaacaaaatgaACAAGTGTTATATCTACTATACAAGACCGAAGTCGGTGCACACGGCGGCGACGTCACGGTTGTTCTGCTTCTCAGTCGTAGCCGCCATGTTGAGCTCCACCAGTGTGTCCACACTGTTTATACtgaccccctttaatatctttTGTGCCGCTAAACTAGTGAAATTAAAGCTCAAGTCACTTAAGCTAGGGAAGTTGTAGAAATCCTGCTTCTCTTTCTTACTTTCCTGGCTCAGGCTGTACCTCTTCTGTTTATTCTCCAAACTATTTATCTTTTCCGTCGACGTGTTGATATCTTTAATCGTGTCTTGATTCTTTAAAGCCAAGTTAGGCTCGGATCCTAACACGGTGGGTTTCTCAACGCCTTTTGATAAAAGATTAGCGATGGAATCCGAGCTCATCCTGTTATTTACATTCGGAAGTCCGTTCAGCATTTGTAACGCTGCAGCTTTCTTTAGTAAATCGACGCTCTTCAACTCACTGTTTGAATTTATATTTGTCTGCAGTCCGCCATTAGCTGATGTCAGAGAGTTTTTTTGATACCTAAGGCTTCCCAGAGATCCAATAATATTATCGTAGCTCTTAGTTGGAGTTGAAGGGTTGCTGTTTGTGGTGTTGTCCagattatttatgttattatgtATAGCTGGAGATGCAGGGTTTGAAGCGACCTCATTCGAATTGTTTAGTTGATTTTTGTATATGAAACTGTTATTATTTGTAGCTCCAATTTGCAAGGACAACTTGCGGTTATTATTCATACCGGTATCGtttattgaatttttattgAACTTATTTTCTTGAACTTTGATTGGTTCTGTATCTTGATAGAGCTGATTATTTTTCTCAACACAAGTTTCGAATGAGGTTTCAGTTGGGTTTTTTGCCGTCTGGTTCCCGACACCGTTTTGCGACACGGATACAACTTGTCTATCATCATTGATGATGTAAATATTGCTGCCGTTGCTTGTTTCAGTAACTTTTCCGTTTTCGAACGTGATTACGGATCTTACGGGTGAATTTTGTACGTAAACCTTGGTGTTAGTTCCACCGTTTTGAGATATCGTATTCGTGGTAACTTTAAGCGTAATGGAGTTGTTGGCGTTAGCGGATGACATCATAGTGGGAGAGGGGCTCTCTGCCTTCGGCCCTATAGCTTTGTTGTGCAGCGGTGTAGCCGTTTTCTTGGGGGTACTTGGGCAGTTTTTTGGAGAAGTTCTCGGGGaaattttgccgttttttgtcTCGCCGCCAACCATCGGTGGTTTGTTTCTGTATTTATGCAGACTCTTGGGTGAGCTCTGCAAACTCTGAACCTTGACAAGCGACTGCGCTCTGCTCAGGCCCGGCGCGTTGCTGTGACTAGGGGATGGTTTCAGCGTGCGGTCTGATATGTGGGATTCTAAGCTGGAGTGACCGCTGCTGCCACTTGTGTGATAGTTTCTTTTCATGGgtgagttctgttctgatccgTTCCTGGAGTCTTTTCTTGGGGTTCGATGTGTGGTTGTGCTTTCTAGGCTAGAGGGGCCGCTAGTGGACATGATGTGGTCTGAATGCGCGTAGTCGACTCTTCTCAAGCTACCGCTCGGACTATCTCTGAGCTTAGGGTCGCTGTTTCGTTGTGGGGAGCCGAAGTGGTCGAGCATAGTTTTGTTGGTGGAGCTTCTGCTGAGAGTGGAGCGGGGCAGGCTGCCGGAGCTGGGACTGGAGTGGCGCACCGGAGAGTGGTCGTAGTGGACGGAGCCGGCGAGCCCGGACTCGGTGGAAAGATGCCGCTTGTGTCGCCGCGGGAGCGTGGACGACCGATTGCTAATCTCTGATCCGTCGTAATATGATGACACGTATGATGTTTGACTCTGCAGTGACTCCTGGAAATACAAAACAACAAGCATTACTTCCACGAACGGCCCAGGCTCTTAAGGTTTCCAACTTTTGTAGGTTTTATTAGTTTGCTAAAAGCCAAAAGGTacttactggagtcagttatgtaacgctgccatacatgacccaaattttttttattaagctatgagcttcatcacatctgatatttgagtaattctaagcatttctagcctgggaggcaaaaagaagcgtgcgtctagtcggggagggtgggagatctttaaaaaaaatctattatgATCCTGGTGGCTacaagggcaagtttggtatcattttcgtataaaccaaagacgtataattcattgctgatatttgtttttttcagtttcatagtaattttacaagaaaaacgtaaaaatgtgaaaaatttggttggagatttttgctacgcagagccgaaactacaaaagatagaaagttgaaatttgcacactagattacatttataaagtgtacaagagataagaagcgattttgagaaattcaacccctaagggggttaaaaaggggatgaaagtttgtatggggttcaagttttattttaagctaggaatttgaaacttcgtaaaacgatatattattaaaatacaagtaaactaatttcagcgtttttgaaaattcatcccctaaggtggtgaaaaaggggttgaaagtttgtatggatatcaaaaaaaatttcgaacgcgggacttgaatctttgtatttggggatattattaaaagacaggaaaagtaatttcagcgttttgtaaaattcatcccctaacagggttaaaaaggggttgaaagtttgaatccattacaaatccgagtagacgcacatttcttattgcctcccaggcttgaaatgcttagaattactcaaggaacatatgtgatgaagctcatagcttaataaaaattttttgggtcaactttataactgcctccGCTAACTGTATCCATTTAACATTGATGCATTGTGCGAAATAATATCGTCGGGAAATTACCTGCGTATTGTCAGGTCTCAATGGTTAAGTTAACAAAACGGGAACAGATTTAAGGTAGTGTCAAACATCAGTCATACCTTAGAGTTAGTCTGTGTAGCAACGCAGTGCAGGTGCACCGCCTTGGAGTTGAACCACTCGGTGGGGGGAAACTGCGCAGAGAAGGTGCTCATCGCCCGCGCCTGCTTGCTGCGGCCGCTTCGTCTGAATAAGCGGGACAGCAGGGACGCTTTTTCTGAAACAACCGCGTAGTATGCTAGTGGAATTAAATCAAATTCATAAACCTTCATTTATGAGTTAGAATTAGAACCAAATTCATATTAGGCTAAAAATCAGGGTAGAAATGCGGGGATCGTGGACGACAACTATAGCTATTATCCACCTGTTTTCACACCACTTTGCTTTAAAAaacttcaaaaaattataattacacTAATAATTATTGGTGACTACGAAAAGCAACAATTCCGCCCCACTAAGTACCTGCTTACAGCTTTCTTTTACGATTGCTCTGAAGATATAATAACTTACAACGCCACAAGGTCTTTTTATATCACGATAATGGCAAAGCCTATGTCCGTTTCGGCTAATGGTAAGCGAACACCATATTCTAACCGTTTAGTCTACAGTAGGTACTCGTAGCAACTATAGGTAaacataaaaactttttacaaaaaaaagaaaaccgacttcaaaaaggatgaaataaaatattatcctttttaagtctatgcgttaccaactgatatgtttgaagtcggtgccaagccaacttttgaagcataccatgattttggtgcgattcgataaggatgtacgttggattgccttacacgacgacaatgaacgtactttctgtaggtacaatcgacgttaaaaatatgtttacacttttcgtcttattacaaaggagtaaggtgcaaaagtgtaaacatatctttgacggcgactgtacctaagaacacacctcagaacacacgatcaaaccttcttggtacagtccgtactatgtttgtcggcacgcaagcgtgggattgggactgagttatttcccgtcccttattcagaggactacatttcaaaatataaaacaattcaaggaatttacgttcttgccaaatttcacctaaagcggttcagttgtttagccatgaaaaggcgacaaagacagaattacttacacatttacaaTAGTTAtcagtacagttctaatgggatttatagtcataaagctgattatttttgacgggtattgttactacttggcttggcaccgacttcaaacatatcagttggtaacgcatagacttaaaaaggataatattttatttcatcctttttgaagtcggttttcttttttttgtaaaaagtttttatttttcaattttttcagagcgcgacgcatgaatgaaaaacaacatcatgattaacactaaattcgtgtacctactttaataaatatgtaatcaggaattttcttgagtccgtctgggaaattataattcctgtcactacactaaatccaacCTCCAgtccgccactgacccaatccctcaaccccccgatcactctacctcacagtgCATCAAACCCTGATCCGTGAACCCTTTGACCCTGAAccagcccttcaaccgccattccccgaccccttaatccccgaccccttaactcctaaccctaacccccgatcagtagccttaccagcttaccaagagtttgacactgatttattcgctagcgtgtgtgtaacttactttctttgcatctcgctcgtactggcatattagttcgagcgagatgcataaaaagtaagttacgaagacgttagcgtcgctattAACTTAGCGagtatgtcaatgtcaaactcgtggtaaggcacttgcactacatcaaattggcggttttcgtaagcaaatgctcgagttactttagaaaacaccgaaatcactttacacgtgcctttaaaaactgaggagttccctcaattcttcatggattccatcatcagaccagaaacaaaaataatacggaaacaccttggaggtaactccttccaaacaaaaaaagaattactcaaatcggatcacaagggccggagtaatcgctgaacatactacatttaaaaatcatcatcattatcatcaaaaaaatcatcatcatcaggtctgcttcatcaaagtggtggttttcgggagaaaatgctcgagttgcttaagaaaacacccaaatcaccatgcatgtgcctttaaaaattgaggagttccctcaattcctcatggatcccatcatcagaacagaaccaaattaaaatgggaccaactcggaggtagctcctttcaaacaaaaaaagaattactcaaatcggaccacggatgtcggagtaatcggtgaacgtacatagaaaaaaaaaaatagccacaaccgaatacagaacctcctccttctatgaaatggaagtcggttaaaaacgacATTACACGGGACCGCAAATCTTACTAGGCGACGCTGATTCAACGCTGGGCGGGTAGTCGGTGGAAGATGAGCTGTCGGTCGTGTTGTTGTGCTTGTGGTGCAGGCTGCGGGTGGAGGCGCAGCGCTGCAGGTACTTGCTGGACGAGCCGAAGATGCGGAGCGAGTGGCGCCGGTCGAGCGACCGCGGCGCGGGGAACGACGCGCTGCGCCGCTTGTTTGGACGCCCGTAGAGGATCTTGTCGTTGGGGTTTCctacaaaaaaatcatttaaagtTTTCCAATTGTGGTTTAATTCTCAGATAAAACACTTCGGCGACAGCACCTAAGATCAGATAAATTATCGGCCGAATCAATATAAATCTCTTCGTCTTTTAGGGGAGGGTAAATAAACATTAAGACTTAAGAGCAATATcatgaaactaaataaataagttactcCTCCACCTCTTTGTCGTGGCTAGTGTTTGAACTTGGTAAAAGTTACCTTTTAATACTTTCCTAAAATGTCGCGTTAAGAAAGAAATAATGTTGGAAAATGAAGCTGTGAGTGTGTGCCTAAACAATAAAACTTAAATTTTCCCTCGATATTTAGGCACAGACTCGGCGAAAGTTATTTAGCTAACAGCAGCGTTACATAAAATCACAGGAATAAACAACAACCGATGTTCCTATAAACATCACGTTTTATATGACACCCAACACTTAGTAGAAGGTAGTGCCATTCATTAGCCAACTTAATGCACCTAGAATATGTTTACTGTTGGCGAAAAGTGAGAAATTGATAATATATCGATGCGATCTAGTTTTGAGAAAGGCAACATTGTGTCCAACACCCCTAAACTGTATCAAACCGTAAAGTTAGACTATGGACAGTATCTCCAAGGGTTTAAGAGTCAGTGCAAATCTCTGTCGATTTAAACAGTCGTAAAATTAACAGGTATATCGTTATCACAGGCTATATCCTGTTAATAAACTAAATAAGTCTATTGGAGCTAATCTGTTCACATTGTTTAGTGTGTTCGATATGTTCAAGTTATGTAAGTGAAATGGTGCAATATTTATATGCAATGATGctgtaaaataatgtaatagtTAGCTACAAGATACCAAAACAGGCTTATTTGTATAACCAATGcgatagaaataaaaatgactTGGTATGGTACAGACTACCAagatacctaggtacttattgGTGCTAATGTGATATATAAATtataggtataccgggtgtggcctgtaacacgagcaaataattaaaacatagattgtactcctcaaacggtgacacttttgttctttaaaaaatttttttacttttaaaaattatgaagtatttagactccctatttttcatacaaaataaatattattttcaatggacgtcatcgcaacgtcatatcattgtgattgacgttgcttgtcacgccttaaacataacagaattcgcaatacattgcgtcttagaataaactttaaagtgtattaaaaatcaaaccacaacttatttttaaaagtcgctgaacaaatgttgtacagtatgaggagtacagccgacagtttaaatttatgctcatgttacaggccacacccggtataagtgcTTGTTCTATGGTGATTCATAGGAAtcataggtaagtaggtacctttctTTATTTTCCACCACACACAAAAGTTTAACAGCAGAATGTATGATTCCTAAAATCGATCGAATTCCTATATGGAACACTCATTAGCGCGAAAACTCCTTTTTGTTCCCTCACGGATTCCTGGCAACCCAACGAGACCACCTACTTACACCATAAATAAGCTGACTACAGCCAACGGCCAAAAAAGGAACTAACATGGCTGTATTGCAACTTAGCTTCGACAGTACCATGGCAGCGCCACCAGCACCGGCACATATAACTTTGTTCGAGCGATTTCCTTTTCAGGCGTGATTTTTTTCTGTCCCCGGAACCAGGGAAGGCGAAGAACTCATATTCGCATTCCGCCAACTGTTATAATGACGTGTCACATTCCAGGTTATTTCTAAACTGGGCTAACATGCGCCTTTGCGCGGATTTTCGCGTGATAAATCTCGTGCATTTATTTAGCCTTAGGTACCTGGtactaccaggcgtggctcactccgcgatttcgtcgctttgccacaggtagctaaaagtacatccgttcggcgccaattttggggtttgccataagccgcatAATAagattcatttggatttgatttggtttgattttgtttgatattttacatttaatatttgcttcggtttggtgtggtgaaaaattttgtgtttcactcgggggcaaattttgtttaacgctcgtgctttgaaaccctcgcaacgctcaagattccacttctcgaaccactcgctacgctcgtggttcaattttggaatctttcgcttgctcgggtatcaatattaacacgagcggttaaacaacaactttgcccctttgtaaaacaaataactattacgagTTGGTGTATGGTGTCGGTAATGTGTATTGCATTTTCAATAATATAACTACTATACTTATCTGTGTTACTCATAATTCAGTCGTTATGCATAAGTGCGAATGAAAATGCAATTGAATCATCGCATCAAGTCGGTCTTGTTCGGTGTCAGCGCGTCTGATTTATCTCCACATGTGCGCTTTCTTTGTGCGTCACTTGAATGAATTGGGATAAATGTACCAATATTATGACCAAAACCAAGAATTCTATTTTAAGATCTTTGTTTACTTTTTGAAAATTGCAATCCCTAAAAATTGCCCTTGAGAACGTGTTTTGTGGAATTTTATAAGCTTTGCAAGGGGCCGAGGGTTTCAAACCATGAGAGGTAAATTACTATACGaggatttatattaaataaacttaaatacatagaaacatCCATAACTTGAGAACAAAAGAAATGTGTGGTAAACACACAAACAAACACCGACGCCAATGTGTACTAAAATATGCGACATAActattatattatgtatgtgGATCTGAACGACGGATAATTCTATACCGGTGAAAAATGAATACCTATTTTGATTTATGACCTATCATTAATACTAAGCCGTAACGACTAAAATGGTATTGTGTTGCATCATGTTTGAATTAATTAACTATAAGTTGCAAGTTTCTAATGCATCCCATACTTAATGAGTCAAAATAAAAACTTGCTGAGTAAACACCAAAATGGTCAACGATGTGAAGTTTGCTTATTAGACGGACCCAACACCAGATTAGGCAGAGCGTGTTAAAGAATGCTGTCATGAAACGATTTATCGCGGATAACATCTTCTCACCAAGCCTGTTGGAAGAAGATGTTCCCTACTTAAACATGCCGGTTTAACTAAATCAATCAAAGTCGCATAACATCCCAATGATCCTTAAGCATATCTCTAGTTCTTAGAGCAGTCCTAAGTGCCTTCCCTATCTCGATCGGTACTAAAGACTAGTCCTGCCAAAGAAAGCGAGTCACGAGCACGACCAACTAAGTTGCGAGGAATGCTGCCACATTTACATGCGCAAGTACTGATGCTCTTAGCAAAATTAGCTTAGCTGCCATCATCGCTGCCGTTATCAAAGCATTTCATGGTTTGTTACTAAGATATTAAGATGCATTTTGCATTTTTGCATAATTTTCAGTGCAGGTACAGGCATAAAGTAATTTCGTGATCGCCAGTTGAGATAAGGACATGAAATGATACCGCGGCGAGGAGGCCGAACACTTCGGCTCTGTTATGATTATCTTTTAAGCCGAAGTGCAACgtttaataatgtaaatatcaGACGTTAGCGGTCAAGTTCTTTTTTGTTGCCTTTTTACAGTTAACATGCAAATGCAACGTCGGGAttataaatgtaggtacctataagagCTGCATTTATTGAGGTAAATATAAGTTACTGGCGGAAGACGGCAGTCCTACATAACAGTCTATATTATTAAATGATGAGAAAAGTAAAAGAAAATACACTGATCGGTATATAGTACTTAATACCTAGGTACATTCTCCTGTTCTTTGCATACCTACTGTTTTCTCATGCGTCGTATGAAGAAATTAAAACTCTGTCataagaaagaaatgattggcgattactCAACCAACAATAGCAAagcttatgatgatgatgatgatgaatgccTGTATACCTACTGTAGATTTCTTACTtcttagttgtcaagcggaccccaggctcccatgagccgtggcaaaatgccgggataacgccaggaagaaggaagaagaagatttctTACTGTGAACTGTTTTAATATAAATCAAATTGCGTTCtcaaacatgaaaactaatcaAGTGCAACGGTTGAATCCTATTTTGGTAACGCCCTGCATCGTCGATATTTACGACACACAGTTGTGTCCTATCAACAAGAGCAACATGCTGTCGTCCAACTGATCATTTTATACTCAACAAGTCATATTATTCTTCCGGTTAACATTTGAACAAAATATTTAGTATTCGCATCCTTAAGctaaacaaaatattatataatttacatCCCAGGTTAAATTATTGTAACGCAGACACACCAAACTGGGTTTAAAATAAGATTTTTATTAAGAAGTCGGAATCCAGTAATACCGGGTAaaatctctgcagctgactgatATTCTAGTCGGAataagtattttaattaatttgttaGCCACGTTGACAACATTACGAAAATAAGAAATCAGCAAcgcttaggtacctattcacAGTCAAATTAAGGTTTTTTACTGTTACTTTTTGTAGTTAAAGCTTACCTATACCACAACCGGAGATAATTTGCGATGTTTTGTACAAGATGGCATCATACTTTATTGTCACGCTTGGCATCTGTTGCAACTATAAACACTGAGAAATAtttcctgtacggatatgatggtcattcttgtctacgtgacagcgtgataaaacggtgtccgtcactttctaacccacggtgttaaaaagtgacagttattttatcacgtggataaagatggataaagttACTGGGTGACGGATGACAGTGGAAACGTATTTTACAAAGACATTTTTGTTAGCAAGTTTTATAAGCATTTGAGATACgaccagtgttggccgaaacgttaattgcaattgaccattaaccatacaatggttaatggtcaattgcaattaacgttTGCCATACAatggttaatggtcaattgcaattaacgttTGACCAACACTGCATACGATCTATACTACAAAACTTTAAATTCATTGCAGGTGGTCGCAATCGCATTGCAgagctttaattttatttcctcCACCGTCGAGTATCTAGAAATAACATGAGATTCTGACCTACATGTCGAGTGCAGTTTCTCTAAAATGCACTCGTCTCATAATTAATGTTACTAATGAAAACATATAACGGGGTCAAGTAGATGTATCTTAGACGACACGGAAATGAAGatcatatacataatatatttcatcTGAGTCGAATGTGAAGAAAGCACT
The sequence above is drawn from the Cydia fagiglandana chromosome 7, ilCydFagi1.1, whole genome shotgun sequence genome and encodes:
- the LOC134665862 gene encoding probable serine/threonine-protein kinase DDB_G0267686 translates to MSGRGAGGQRCQLILQRCLAIQLTKPGNAPEDFWMYDSGYLLFQSFLAANAKCWWAGALAAATAELRYAGYVCPGVLLVGGAPRALETVRGAYSRSVLKPPPTYLICGLGDIEDCIVTPAYQGQFTPLPEALCDCIMDLTSQGQSATLESIRTSLSSKFPVMQTPSQEVVYDTLAQLMQDRKIYQTSRGYFIVTPERRRSRSRSSSRHHDEDCPSPRTLLMSDQEALHQLYGEITTVRDGAITHQCVQTNLADVICGGNPNDKILYGRPNKRRSASFPAPRSLDRRHSLRIFGSSSKYLQRCASTRSLHHKHNNTTDSSSSTDYPPSVESASPKKASLLSRLFRRSGRSKQARAMSTFSAQFPPTEWFNSKAVHLHCVATQTNSKESLQSQTSYVSSYYDGSEISNRSSTLPRRHKRHLSTESGLAGSVHYDHSPVRHSSPSSGSLPRSTLSRSSTNKTMLDHFGSPQRNSDPKLRDSPSGSLRRVDYAHSDHIMSTSGPSSLESTTTHRTPRKDSRNGSEQNSPMKRNYHTSGSSGHSSLESHISDRTLKPSPSHSNAPGLSRAQSLVKVQSLQSSPKSLHKYRNKPPMVGGETKNGKISPRTSPKNCPSTPKKTATPLHNKAIGPKAESPSPTMMSSANANNSITLKVTTNTISQNGGTNTKVYVQNSPVRSVITFENGKVTETSNGSNIYIINDDRQVVSVSQNGVGNQTAKNPTETSFETCVEKNNQLYQDTEPIKVQENKFNKNSINDTGMNNNRKLSLQIGATNNNSFIYKNQLNNSNEVASNPASPAIHNNINNLDNTTNSNPSTPTKSYDNIIGSLGSLRYQKNSLTSANGGLQTNINSNSELKSVDLLKKAAALQMLNGLPNVNNRMSSDSIANLLSKGVEKPTVLGSEPNLALKNQDTIKDINTSTEKINSLENKQKRYSLSQESKKEKQDFYNFPSLSDLSFNFTSLAAQKILKGVSINSVDTLVELNMAATTEKQNNRDVAAVCTDFGLV